AGGTAGTCAAAATGCTGGAGCTGGTGCACAAACGCCGCAAATGAATCCAGCCGCTATAAATGGAATTCCAACAGTTACATTAGACGAAATTGCTGACATTAAAGAAGTTGGGAAAGCAGAATCTATTTCTCGAACGAATGGAAAAGAAGCAATTGGAATTCAAATTGTGAAGGCCGCTGATGCAAATACAGTTGATGTTGTAAATGCAGTGAAAGATAAAGTAAAGGACCTTGAGAAAAAATATAAAGACTTAGAGATCATCTCAACATTCGACCAAGGTGCACCGATTGAGAAATCAGTTGAAACAATGCTTAGCAAAGCAATTTTCGGGGCTATCTTTGCGATTGTTATTATTATGTTGTTCCTACGAAATATCCGAACAACGTTAATTTCTGTCGTTTCTATACCACTTTCTTTATTAATTGCTGTTTTAGTTATAAAGCAAATGGATATTACACTTAACATTATGACACTTGGAGCAATGACAGTCGCTATTGGCCGTGTTGTCGATGACTCAATTGTTGTTATTGAAAATATTTACCGACGCATGTCGTTATCAGAAGAAAAATTGCGTGGGAAAGATTTAATTCGTGAAGCTACGAAGGAAATGTTTATCCCGATTATGTCTTCTACCATTGTAACAATTGCTGTATTCTTACCACTTGGACTTGTAAAAGGTATGATTGGTGAAATGTTCTTACCATTTGCCTTAACTATCGTCTTCGCTTTATTAGCATCGTTACTAGTGGCAGTTACAATCGTACCAATGCTAGCTCACTCCTTATTCAAGAAAGAGAGCATGAGGGAAAAAGAAGTACATCACGAAGAAAAACCAAGTAAATTAGCAAACGGTTATAAACGTATACTCGAATGGGCTTTAAATCACAAAATCATTACATCAAGTATCGCTGTCCTTCTATTAGTTGGTAGTCTCGCACTTGTGCCAATTATCGGTGTAAGTTTCTTACCATCTGAAGAAGAAAAAATGATTATCGCAACGTACAATCCTGAGCCAGGTCAAACGTTAGAAGACGTTGAAAAAATTGCAACACAAGCTGAGAAGCACTTCCAAGATAAAAAAGAAGTGAAAACAATTCAGTTCTCATTAGGCGGAGAAAATCCAATGAGCCCTGGCCAATCAAATCAAGCTATGTTCTTCGTTCAATATGATAACGACACGAAAAACTTCGAAAAAGAGAAAGAACAAGTCGTTAAAGATTTACAAAAGATGTCTGGAAAAGGCGAATGGAAAAATCAAGATTTTGGAGCAAGTGGCGGTAGTAACGAAATTAAACTATACGTTTACGGAGATAGCTCTGAAGACATTAAGCCTGTCGTAAAAGATATTCAAAATATCATGAAGAAAAATAAAGACTTAAAAGATGTAGACTCTAGTATTGCAAAAACATATGCAGAGTACACTTTAGTCGCAGATCAGGAAAAACTAAGTAAAATGGGTCTAACGGCTGCGCAAATTGGAATGGGACTTTCTAATCAACATGATCGCCCTGTTCTGACAACAATTAAAAAAGACGGTAAAGATGTCAATGTATATGTAGAAGCTGACAAACAAAATTATGAAACAATCGATGACTTAACAAATCGCAAAATTACAACACCACTTGGTAATGAAGTGGCTGTGAAAGATGTGATGACTGTAAAAGAAGGTGAAACTTCGAATACAGTAAAACACCGCGATGGACGCGTTTATGCGGAAGTAAGTGCAAAATTAACATCTGATGACGTTTCAAAAGCATCTGCAGCAGTTCAAAAAGAAGTAGATAAAATGGATCTTCCTTCTGGCGTAGATGTTTCTATGGGCGGCGTTACAAAAGATATTCAAGAATCATTCAAGCAACTTGGTTTAGCGATGTTAGCTGCGATTGCCATTGTATACTTCGTTCTTGTCGTTACATTTGGCGGTGCACTTGCACCATTCGCAATTTTATTCTCGCTACCATTCACAATCATTGGTGCACTCGTTGCCTTATTAATCTCTGGCGAAACATTAAGTGTATCTGCGATGATTGGTGCGCTTATGTTAATCGGTATCGTTGTAACGAACGCAATCGTGCTTATTGACCGCGTTATTCATAAAGAAAATGACGGCCTATCAACACGTGAAGCATTATTAGAAGCTGGTACAACACGCCTGCGTCCTATTTTAATGACTGCAATTGCAACAATCGGAGCTCTTATCCCGCTTGCATTAGGATTTGAAGGCAGCGGCTTAATCTCTAAAGGGCTTGGAGTAACAGTAATTGGTGGATTAACAAGTTCAACGTTATTAACACTTCTTATTGTTCCAATCGTTTATGAAGCACTAAGCAAATTTAAAAAGAAAAAAGTAAAATAAACTAAAAAAATAACCTCGCTAACTGCGAGGTTATTTTTTATTTCCAAACAAAATTAAGAAATCACCGTATCCTTCTTTCTCTAACCCCTCTTTTGGGATAAATCGGAGAGCTGCTGAATTTATACAATATCGAAGGCCATTTGGTCCTGGACCATCTGGGAATACATGCCCTAGATGTGAATCGCCTTCCTTACTTCTCACTTCCGTACGCGTCATATTATGACTAACATCCATCTTTTCTTTCACACTTACTGACATAACTGGCTTTGTAAAACTAGGCCAACCGCATCCACTATCAAACTTATCTAAAGAAGTAAATAATGGTTCTCCTGAAACGATATCTACATACAGTCCTTCCTCTTGATGGTTCCAATATTCATTTTGAAAGGGCGGTTCAGTTCCATTTTCCTGCGTTACATAAAACTGCATCTCATTGAGTTTTTCTTTTAAATGGGCATTATCTTTTGGCCAATGTTGTTTAATAAAAGCATCTCGTCCTGAACCTTTACGGTATAACTCATAACGGAATGTATTTTTCTTATGATACCCTTGATGATATTCTTCAGCTGGATAAAACGTAGTAGCCAGCAATATTTTTGTTGCAATTGGTTTTGAAAAGCGCCCGCTCTTTGCAAGCTCTTCTTTTGAAGCCTCTGCCTTTTTATGTTGTTCTTCATCGTGATAAAAAATCACTGTTTCATAAGACTGTCCGCGGTCGTGGAATTGGCCTCCAATATCGGTCGGATCAATTTGTTTCCAATATATATTTAACAATTCCTCATACGGCATCTTATTTGCATCAAATGTAATCTGTACTGCTTCATAATGTCCCGTTGTTTCCGCGCACACTTCTTTATACGTCGGATTTTCTTTATGACCACCTGTATAACCTGAAACGACCTGTATAATCCCTTCCATCTCTTCAAATGGCGAAACCATACACCAGAAACACCCTCCAGCAAACGTAGCCAATTCTATCTTTTCATTTACAGCCATTATTTCACCCCTATTCTATATTCTCCTTACAGTATGGCATAAGAAACATGATGTTATAAAAGAAAAAGCATCGAATATCGATGCTTTTTCTTTACTTTATTTTTTAGAAATATCTTTCTCATTTTCATCACTTGTTACATCTAAAACATCTAATAAGAAAATGAAAATCGGAATACCGATAATAAGTCCCCATACACCTAAGAAGTGCTCTGAGAAAATTAATACCATAAATGTATAGAAAATCGGTAAATTCGTTTTTTGCGACATAAACTTTGGATTTAATACGTAACTTTCAAGCGCATGAATGACTGTTACGATAACTATAATATAAACAACATACATAATACCGCCGATGTTGTAAGCAATCATACAAAGTGGGAATAACGAAATGATAACACCTGCGACTGGAATTAAACCAAGCAAGAAAATCATTAACGCTAAACCTAGTAATTGTGGGAATCCTAATATCCATAATGCGATAACAGATAAAACACAGTTAACAATTGCGATCAAAAATTGTGCTTCGATTACTTTTCCGAATGAACGTGCAAATTTCTTTCCGAAATACTCTATTTCGTTATAGAAAATTGCAAGTCTACTTTCTTTAAATTTTGAAGTAAAAGCAACGATACGTGCTTTTTCAAGTAAGAAAAATAAGCTTAAAATTACAGAAAGTAAAACTTGAAGGCCAAATTTCCCAACATTCGTAATAGATTTATACAAAATGTCTACGCCTTGCCCCACATATTTAGAAAGCTCCATATGATTAACAGCATTAACCGCATACTTAATTAATTCACTATCAGGTGGATTTCTTAAAAATACATTAAATTGATAAATCAATTGTGAAATTTGTATTGTTAATACCGGCAAATATTTGAATAGCGTAATGGCAATTCCCGTCACTAACATTACATATAAAAGCGCTATAATAATTTTCCGATTAATTGGCATGAAATGATCTAATTTACGAGAAATAAACTTTTGGAATCGATCCATTAAATACGTCAGCATAAACGTAATTAAAATTAAATTTAACATACTTTGCATCCCATACAATATGAGAGCAAGTAATACTAATACGATTAACCTCTGAAATCCTTTGCTTTGAAACAGGTTTTTTATTTGCATAATCGACGAGTACTCTCTCCTGTCCTATAAAGTAAAACGTTAACAAGTAGATCTCTCTCTATTCTCTACTTATAATTATCCTTTAATATTAAAGCCATTGCGAGCAATTTATCTTCAATCCTAACCGCTCGTTAATTGTGCTAATATATTATGTTACTTCTTATTTTACAATACAATGGCCTATTTCAAAATGCATTATGCACAGTATTAATGAAGATTTAAGGAAATTTTTACTCTCCTAAAAATAGGTCTTACCACCACTGTAACATAAAAAGCAAGCTATCAGTAGAAATCCGTCCTACAAATAACTTGCTTTTATATTTTTTTAAGTAAGTTTTATCATCCAATAAATGGCATGAACATCGGGATAACCACCACTGTTACGACACCAACTACTGTCACAGCGATACTTGCCATAGCTGCTTCTACTTCACCCATTTCGATACCTACTGCAACCCCTAACGCATGTCCAGCTGTCCCAAGCGCTAAACCTTTAGCAATCGGATGTTTAACTCTAAACGTTTTTAAGAATAAAGCTCCTAATGCGTATACGATAACTGCGTTAAAGATAACTGCAAATGATGTAATTGCTGGAATACCACCGATACTTTCAGAGATTGGTAACGCAATTGCTGTTGTTGCTGCCTGCGGTAACATTGAGTTCATTACAGCTGTATCTAAACCAATTGCTTTTGCGACAATGAACACGACAACCACTGAACAAATAGATCCAACCACGATAGCCGATAAAATTTGCCACCAATATTTTTTTAACTTATCAACTTGTTTATATAATGGAATTGCAAAAGCGATTGTTGCTGGCTCTAAGAAGAAACTAATCATTTTTCCGCCAGTATTATATTCTTCAAAAGTGAAGTTACCTACCTTTAAAAATACAATCCCTAATACCATTGCTACGAATAGTGGTGTAAATAAGAAGAATCCCTTTGAGTGTTTGAATAAAAACGTTCCGATTCCGTATGCAATTAATGAAACGACGATTCCGAAATATGGAGTCATTGTGCTTGTCATGTTCATTACCTCCTAACCATGTATGGTCTAAAATAGTTATGCGACTTTTCCGTGTTTGCTTCCTTTGTTTACAACTTTCAATTCTTTTGTATCTTTTGTTTCCTTGTCATCCTTACCTAAAATCAATTGTGCAAATAAACCTGTTACAGCAAGTAAAATAATTGTTGCGACAACGATTACAGTTAAGATTTGTACGAAATATTGGCTCATTACACCAAGAGAATTAATAACTGAAATACCTGATGGGACGAAAAGAAATCCGATGATACCTGTTAAAGCTGTTCCGAGTGATTCAACTTGCTCCAATTTAATAACCTTTAAACATAATAGACTAAATAATACGACTAACCCGATTACTGATGAAGGCATCGGAATTGGCAAATGTGTTGAGATAATATTAGAAACCAACATAATAGCTGAAAAAACGAATATTTGTGATAGAAAACCATATACTTTTTTTGTGCTCATTTTGGCCACCTCTTTTGATTTGGTACCTTTATTGTATAGGATATAAATGGATAAGTAAGCGTTTACATAATAGGGCGTCAAATATAAACGGCCAGTTGCAAAAATTATAGGATGAAATACAAAAGCTGCTCCTTAAATACGAAGCAGCTTTTTAAGTTCTTTTGCATATGTACGGCTAACCGGGACTTTAGATCCCTCTTTCATAATTAAGTTATAAGTCGAATTAAACCACGGCTGTATCTCAGTAATATGATTAATATTAGCAATGAAACTACGGTGAACACGCATAAAAATGGTTTGCGGTAATTTCTTTTCCAAAATCACAAGTGTATCATGTGTTACATATGTTTCTTTCATTGTTTTTACAGCTACTTTCCCATCTACAAGCCCTACATAAACAATATCTTCAATATTAATAAGTACAATTGATTCCTCAATTGGTAATGCTAATTTATGCATCTCGGTCGTTACATCTACACTCTTTACATCTTGCTTTGTTTCTAATTTTATTTGCTTTTGTTTTTTATATTTCTTTAATGTCTGTACGATACGTTCTTCATCAAATGGCTTTAAAATGTAATCTAACGCATCTACCTCAAACGCTTGCAGCGCATATTGATCGTATGCAGTAGCAAACACTATTGAAGGTGGATTCTTCATCTTCTTTAATATATTTGCAATTTCAAATCCATTATCATCAGATAATTGAATATCTAGAAAAACAATATCTGGTTTGTTTTTCATTAATTCTTCTAATGCATCCTCTACACAATCCGCCTCACCTACTATCTCTACTTCTTTCGTTTGCTCTAATAAATATTTCAATTCATCGCGTGCTAACATTTCATCATCAACTACTAATACTTTTAACACTCCGTTTTTCCTCCCCTACTTTTTTCGGAATTACAAAGAGGATCTTTGTCCCTTGCTCTAATTCACTTTCAATTTGAAGCATTGTCTCTTTCCCAAATAACCCGATAAGTCGCTCATTAATATTATATAAAGCTGTTCCAGTCCCTTTCTTTGATGGAACTACCATTTTTCCTAATTGCTCTAGACGTTCACTCTCAATCCCTTGTCCATTATCCCTCACTTCAAAATGAACCATCCCCTCCTTTTCAAACACATGTACCTCAACCTGGCACACTGGCTGCTTTTTCGGAAAAGCATGGCGCAATGCATTTTCAACTAATAGCTGTAGCACAAATGGTGGCACTAAAGTTACCTTTAGTGCTTCTTCAATATACATCTTCACTTCATACTTATTCGGAAATCTCGCTTGCTCTAACGATAAATATGCATGCACATGATTCAACTCTTGTTCTAATGGAATAAGTAATTGACGTGCCCCTTGCAAATTACAACGAAAATAAACGCTAAGCTGTAGCAATAATTTTCTCGCTTTCTCTACATCTGTTCGGCATAAAGCTGACACTGTATTAATTGCATTAAATAAAAAATGCGGATTGATTTGTGCTTGCAGCGCTTTTATTTCGGCATCTTGCAATAGCTTACTTTGTAACTCGGCTTCACCTAACTCAAGCTGTGTGGAGAAGATTTTCGCCAGCCCTTCCGCTAGCTCTTCTTCAACAC
This genomic interval from Bacillus cereus contains the following:
- a CDS encoding efflux RND transporter permease subunit, translating into MNKIINFSLKNKFAVWLLTIIVTIAGIYSGLNMKLETIPDITTPVVTVTTVYPGATPEEVADKVSKPMEEQLQNLSGVNVVSSSSFQNASSIQVEYDFDKNMEKAETEIKEALANVKLPEGVKDPKVSRVNFNAFPVISLSVASKNESLATLTENVEKNVVPGLKGLDGVASVQISGQQVDEVQLVFKQDKMKELGLSEDTVKNVIKGSDVSLPLGLYTFKDTEKSVVVDGNITTIKALKELKIPAVPSSPSAQGSQNAGAGAQTPQMNPAAINGIPTVTLDEIADIKEVGKAESISRTNGKEAIGIQIVKAADANTVDVVNAVKDKVKDLEKKYKDLEIISTFDQGAPIEKSVETMLSKAIFGAIFAIVIIMLFLRNIRTTLISVVSIPLSLLIAVLVIKQMDITLNIMTLGAMTVAIGRVVDDSIVVIENIYRRMSLSEEKLRGKDLIREATKEMFIPIMSSTIVTIAVFLPLGLVKGMIGEMFLPFALTIVFALLASLLVAVTIVPMLAHSLFKKESMREKEVHHEEKPSKLANGYKRILEWALNHKIITSSIAVLLLVGSLALVPIIGVSFLPSEEEKMIIATYNPEPGQTLEDVEKIATQAEKHFQDKKEVKTIQFSLGGENPMSPGQSNQAMFFVQYDNDTKNFEKEKEQVVKDLQKMSGKGEWKNQDFGASGGSNEIKLYVYGDSSEDIKPVVKDIQNIMKKNKDLKDVDSSIAKTYAEYTLVADQEKLSKMGLTAAQIGMGLSNQHDRPVLTTIKKDGKDVNVYVEADKQNYETIDDLTNRKITTPLGNEVAVKDVMTVKEGETSNTVKHRDGRVYAEVSAKLTSDDVSKASAAVQKEVDKMDLPSGVDVSMGGVTKDIQESFKQLGLAMLAAIAIVYFVLVVTFGGALAPFAILFSLPFTIIGALVALLISGETLSVSAMIGALMLIGIVVTNAIVLIDRVIHKENDGLSTREALLEAGTTRLRPILMTAIATIGALIPLALGFEGSGLISKGLGVTVIGGLTSSTLLTLLIVPIVYEALSKFKKKKVK
- the msrB gene encoding peptide-methionine (R)-S-oxide reductase MsrB; this encodes MAVNEKIELATFAGGCFWCMVSPFEEMEGIIQVVSGYTGGHKENPTYKEVCAETTGHYEAVQITFDANKMPYEELLNIYWKQIDPTDIGGQFHDRGQSYETVIFYHDEEQHKKAEASKEELAKSGRFSKPIATKILLATTFYPAEEYHQGYHKKNTFRYELYRKGSGRDAFIKQHWPKDNAHLKEKLNEMQFYVTQENGTEPPFQNEYWNHQEEGLYVDIVSGEPLFTSLDKFDSGCGWPSFTKPVMSVSVKEKMDVSHNMTRTEVRSKEGDSHLGHVFPDGPGPNGLRYCINSAALRFIPKEGLEKEGYGDFLILFGNKK
- a CDS encoding AI-2E family transporter; the protein is MQIKNLFQSKGFQRLIVLVLLALILYGMQSMLNLILITFMLTYLMDRFQKFISRKLDHFMPINRKIIIALLYVMLVTGIAITLFKYLPVLTIQISQLIYQFNVFLRNPPDSELIKYAVNAVNHMELSKYVGQGVDILYKSITNVGKFGLQVLLSVILSLFFLLEKARIVAFTSKFKESRLAIFYNEIEYFGKKFARSFGKVIEAQFLIAIVNCVLSVIALWILGFPQLLGLALMIFLLGLIPVAGVIISLFPLCMIAYNIGGIMYVVYIIVIVTVIHALESYVLNPKFMSQKTNLPIFYTFMVLIFSEHFLGVWGLIIGIPIFIFLLDVLDVTSDENEKDISKK
- the lrgB gene encoding antiholin-like protein LrgB, producing the protein MTSTMTPYFGIVVSLIAYGIGTFLFKHSKGFFLFTPLFVAMVLGIVFLKVGNFTFEEYNTGGKMISFFLEPATIAFAIPLYKQVDKLKKYWWQILSAIVVGSICSVVVVFIVAKAIGLDTAVMNSMLPQAATTAIALPISESIGGIPAITSFAVIFNAVIVYALGALFLKTFRVKHPIAKGLALGTAGHALGVAVGIEMGEVEAAMASIAVTVVGVVTVVVIPMFMPFIG
- the lrgA gene encoding antiholin-like murein hydrolase modulator LrgA, producing MSTKKVYGFLSQIFVFSAIMLVSNIISTHLPIPMPSSVIGLVVLFSLLCLKVIKLEQVESLGTALTGIIGFLFVPSGISVINSLGVMSQYFVQILTVIVVATIILLAVTGLFAQLILGKDDKETKDTKELKVVNKGSKHGKVA
- a CDS encoding LytR/AlgR family response regulator transcription factor, which produces MLKVLVVDDEMLARDELKYLLEQTKEVEIVGEADCVEDALEELMKNKPDIVFLDIQLSDDNGFEIANILKKMKNPPSIVFATAYDQYALQAFEVDALDYILKPFDEERIVQTLKKYKKQKQIKLETKQDVKSVDVTTEMHKLALPIEESIVLINIEDIVYVGLVDGKVAVKTMKETYVTHDTLVILEKKLPQTIFMRVHRSFIANINHITEIQPWFNSTYNLIMKEGSKVPVSRTYAKELKKLLRI